The Flammeovirga yaeyamensis genome segment ACCGTAAGCTTTCGCCATGTCAGTTAAGTCGCCTTTTAAGCTGTTTAACTTGTTCACGATGAATTCAGCTTTCTTCGCCTTAGTTGCTTGAACTTTTGCTTCGTTTTTCACTTCAGCAAAATCAGCTACACCTTCTTCACGAGAAGACATTAAAGTAGCTACTACGAATCTGTCGTCTAAGTCAAATACTTCAGAAACATCATCGATACCTGCCTCAGTGTAAGCCCAACGTACAACTTGTCTTACTGAGTTACCTCTTAAGCTGTTGATGTATGTAGCTTCAGGAGCAATGTTTAAAGCTTGCTCTACGAATAATTTTTCTTCGTCAGCTTTAGCTTCGAATGCTGCTCTACCAGATTTAACTGATGAAGCGAATACTGAAGCTTTTCTGTATGCTGCGTTGATTGTAGCGTCTGAAGGAGTTAATTTTTTCTCCACGATCGCTAAATCGTACATTTTCTTAGTTTTTGTCTCTGTTACTTTGATGATATGGTAACCGAATTGAGTTTTCACTAATCTGTTTACCAAACCAGTTCTTCTAGCACCAAATACTGCTTGATCGAATTCTTTTACCATTCTACCTTTAGCAAACCAGTTCAAATCACCACCGTTTGCTTTAGTTGTTGGAGCAGCATCACCTACTTTCTTAGCAAGCTCTTCGAAGTTTTCACCGTTTTGGATCTTTCTTAAAGTAGCTAAAGCTTCTTTCTTAGCAGCAGCATCATCTTTATCGTTTTTGAATAAGATGTGAGATGCACGAGCAGAGTAGATTGAATCTTCTGAAGTACCAGTTACTTTGTAGATTCTGTAAGCACCTGCAGCGAAGTAAGGACCGTATACTTGATCTACAGCCATATCTTCGTTGATCATGTAAGTAGGAACACCTGTCATGTTCACTGTCATCAAGTTAGTAGCACCTTCTGAGTGAGAATCAACAAATGCAGTATCGTTTGTTGTTTTCGCGAAAGAACGTTGTAAGTCTTTCATTTCGCCTTCCAATACTTCTTTGTCAGCATCAGATGGTTGAACTTGGAAAGAAACAAACTCAATACCTCTGTTCGCTTTACGCTCAAATTCGTGTTGATTGTTGTTGTAGTAAGATTTGATATCAGACTCAGAAACATCCACTAAAGAATCTGCTACAGCATAGAAAGGAACGTTTAAGTAAGCAATTTCAACTTTGTCGTTTTGCTTCTCATATTCTTTCTTACCTTCTAAGTTAGAAGCATAAGTTGTTCTAGAAATCAAGTTTTCGAATTTTACACGACCTCTTGAAGTCTTCAACTGTTGCTCCATTGCCACTTGTTGTTGGTATTGCTGTGAATTAGCTCCTTGAGTTTTCAACATGCTTAAGTACTCGTTGATACGCTCTTTGCTTACTTGACCAGTTGAGTCTACGAAGTAACGTCCAAATTGAGGGTCGATGTTGTTTCCTGAGATAATATCAGTCATTTCTTCATCCGTAACTGTAATACCTAGTTCGTCCATTTGACGTTGGTATGCGATACGGTAGATCATTTCATTCCATGCTGCTTGACGAACACCTTGCATTTGTTGTTCGTTTGGAGGAGTTGGATAATTCGCTTTAATATTTTCAACGATTGTAGAGAATTCTCTCAATTCAATATCATCCCCACTAATTTGCCCTACAACTTGCTTGTTATTTCCCAATAATGTAGAGTTTGGTGACAGCAGGTCACCTCCTACCATAAATAGAATAAGACCGACTGCAATTACACCAATTGCTACGCCAGATCTCTCCCTTATACTCGTAATGATTGCCATGATTAATTATAAATGCTTTATATATGAATCCTTTTGGTATATCCATGGATGTTTTTTCTTCCCATTCAGATTGAAAAACCACCACTCAAAAAACTTTACAGGGAATCTTTCCAAGTAAAATTAAAAACATGCAAATGTAACAAGATATTGGGTAGCAACACAATTAAATACAAAAAAATGTACAGATAACACCAAAAATTTAGCATAAAAAAAAACCTAACAGAAAAATATCTGTTAGGTTTAATTCTTGGTACTAACCAAGAGCGAAAAACGGGGTTCGAACCCGCGACCTCAACCTTGGCAAGGTTGCGCTCTACCAGCTGAGCTATTTTCGCTGATTTAGTACCAGGAGTGGGGATCGAACCCACACGAGGTTGCCCTCACAAGATTTTAAGTCTTGCGCGTCTACCAGTTCCGCCATCCCGGCCCAACCATCTCTGATTGGAGATGAAAGGATTTCATTTTTGAGCGAAAAACGGGGTTCGAACCCGCGACCTCAACCTTGGCAAGGTTGCGCTCTACCAGCTGAGCTATTTTCGCTTGATGTCCTTTTCATCTGTGTGTCTTTCCGTTGAAAGCGATGCAAAGGTAAGGCGACTTTTTTTATTTCCAAAAGTTTTTTCGAAAAATGTAATAAACGAATGTAAACTACCTGATTATCAAGGTCAATTTTTACAAACTTTTTTTGAAGTTTTTTTGGTGGGTTTTAAAATCGGTGTTTTTCGTTGAAATCGGAGGTCTCAAAACTCCCACAGTTTTGGAGGTAGTCTTCTTCTTTATTTTATTTTATTTACGATTCAATCTCTATTTTTACATTTGTTTGCATTTAAAATCAAACAAAATTTCTCCTTTTTTGATTTTTCTAAGTGTCAAACATCAATAAATCTGGAAAAATGAGAAGTGAAAATTCTTGTTTTTGGTTTTTTGGATTAAAAAAATTGAGTTTAGAGGAAAAAATTATGATCATTTTTCATCAAAAATTTCCGATCATGAACTTCAATCATCAAAAAGAACTTCTGTTTTTTATAATTTTAGATCAAATTAAATACGATTGATAAAACCAATTTTAAATATTTTCATGCAAATTTTGAATCTATATATCAATTGTCCGCTTTAATTATCTAATAAATATGATGAGCAAAAGTAAATAACAACGTTTGAAACAATTTTTATAATCTAAAAACTATCAGTGAAAAGGAGTGACTTACCATTAAAATTTAATACAAGTTTTAATGATCGTTATTGATTTACTATTATTAAGGATCTATTCACAATAACAGCTTTAAAGTAGTTTATCTTTGCGTTACGAATTAAGGGTTCTTTTTACATATCCTGTTTTTTATAAGACAATAAGACACGATTTTACTGATATATAGAAAGATTTCATTACTTTTAAAGGAATAATAATCATGGCAATATCAACTTATCCTATGGATTTTAGTTTCACAGATACACTTTTTGAGGGAGATAAAGAAGGTTATATCGACTTCCTAAGCATTTCTATAGATGAATTCGAAACTGATTTTCCTAAACTAAAACTAGCTTTGGAAGATAAAGATTCTGATCTATTCAGTGCAGTTAAACATAAGTTTAGCACAAGACTTCATACATTTAACTTAGATACATTAGAAAGATTTATGGCTGATGTTGGAGCAAATTACAAAGAGGATGTAAACTCAGTAGATCCTGTAATGGCTTGGGCTGAATTAGAGCGTCATTTAAAGAGTATCTTAGATACATTAAACCTTAAATTGACAGAAATTAAAAACAGTTAGTCTCGACTAACCATTTATGGGAACTGATTCCCAGAAGATATATAGACCTGTATCTCCCGTGCTTGACTATCATAGCGGCGAGACAGGTCTTCTTTATTTTCTTGTAAATAATACTTAGAAAGATTGATATTGGCATGTAAAGCCACCTCATTCTTCTTTAAAAACAAATTAGGAGCCAAGCGAATCGGTTTACTATAATAGCCTTCGACTGCTTGCTTTTCTTTACCCATACCATAAACTATGTTTCCCAACAGCAAATAGCAGCCTAGCGTTTTTACGTAGTCTCTACCATAATTTGTATTATAGTACTCTAATAATTGAGAGGCATAATGAAAAGATGAATCGTATTGATGATGTGCATAATGAATCATCGACAGGTTATTATAGGCCATTGCTTTCCATCGACTTTCTGATTCTTTTTCAGAATCAAGCACTCTATGATATAATTGAATAGATTGTAAAGTATCTCCTTTCTGCAATAGCAACCCTGCCAAATCAATTTGCTGAATAACAATCTGAGCACTGTCTTTAGAAGAACCCATATCCCATTCCATATCGTAAGCTTTATTGGTGAAGTCCTCTGCTTTATCAAACTCATTCATCTTAGCCAAGACTCTTGAGATTTTATGCATTAACTGAGCAGCTTTTAAATTCTCCTCCCCAAACGATTTTTGATTGACCTCTAAACATTCTTCATACATCACATAAGCAATACTGTCTTGAGACATTCTTTCGAATTTCTCGCCTATTCGAGTATACCAGGAAATGATATCATTTACATCATTTAATTCTTTATTGGTCAGAAGTAGATCGTCAAAAAGCTTTTTATACCATGTATGTGCATAATTGTACCTTCTCTTATTAAAGAATACATCAGAATTTTGTCGCATATACGACTGACGCTGATCTTTAGTACCTACATTACTGAATAAAATATCAAGAGACTCTAAGGCATAGATGTTGGCCGAATCATAATCTGCCTTCTTAAAATAGACATTGGCGATTTGCTCATTTACTCTTTGAAGTTCTAAGGCATTTTTACCAAATATTTTCTTGGCAATGGTTTTAGAGCGATCAAGATTATTTAAAGCTAAACGATAAGAACCCGTAGCGGTATGTGCTGTAGCTATTCGATTTAGGATAACAAACATATCTTCTCGATATTCTGTATCCATTTCCGCAATGATATCAGATGCTTTGGTATAATAACTTGTGGATGTTCCAAAATTTTGGATTTCGAAATTATAATTACCTAAGGTCATGTAGGCATTGATCAGATTATAAAAATGATTCATACCTTCTGCTTCTTCGTATGCTTCTGCAGCTTGTTCGTAGTAATTAATGGCTATGGTAGAAAGTTGGTGATGTCTGAAGATATGTGCTAAATACATATACATATCTCCAATAAACCCATAATTAGGATTGGGTTGAGCCCTAAGTAAGGCTAAGCCTTTTTGTAAATATTGAGATGCAATATTGGAATATCCTTTATCGGCAAATTTTTCTGCTATTTTCTTATGCAGTAAAATAATACGCTCATCTGTATTCAGGTATTTCTCTTTTGCTAAAACGATTATACTATCGGATAAGTGCTGGGCTTCGATATGGTAATTAAAAGATAATAAAGAATCTAGCTCGTACTGAATCTCAGAGATCTCGTCTTGTTCTATTGACAAAGAATCTTGCTCGACATTCTGTGCGAAATTAAAGTGGGGAAGTACTATTAATATCAACATTCCAATCCCCTCACATATACGTTTATATAAATGTGACCTTCCCAAGTACTTACTCAAATTGATGGTAATAAATTATTCTCGTGGTATTTATTCAAAAAACTTCAAATAGAGCGACTATTTTACCGTTTGATGTACTTTACTCACAAAAATATAATCTTCTTTTTTGAGGAAGTACCTAACATAAATAGATTGATAATATATATCAGATGTTATTTTAACTCACTGAGTTTTGCTGGAGTCAAAGGTTTAATAATAATCCCTTCTACCTCATTATATTGTTCCGCTCTTTTTCTGTCATCTAATGTCACCTCAGCAGAAAGCATATAAACTTTAGGTGCTTTCGTTCCTTTTTCAGACAATTGATCTAAAAAATCCCAACCTGTGCTTGGTGGCATATTAATATCTAAAAATACAAGTTCAGGATTTACTTCATCCCAAGACTGTACTGCATCACTGGCTTCAGTAAATGTGTAGACTTTTTCACCAAAATTTGTTTTTTCAATCATTTTGCGACAGATCATATTATTCGTAGGATCATCGTCTACAACAAATACATTTTTATAACTGCTCATTCTCTTATTTCTATGCTA includes the following:
- a CDS encoding tetratricopeptide repeat protein yields the protein MLILIVLPHFNFAQNVEQDSLSIEQDEISEIQYELDSLLSFNYHIEAQHLSDSIIVLAKEKYLNTDERIILLHKKIAEKFADKGYSNIASQYLQKGLALLRAQPNPNYGFIGDMYMYLAHIFRHHQLSTIAINYYEQAAEAYEEAEGMNHFYNLINAYMTLGNYNFEIQNFGTSTSYYTKASDIIAEMDTEYREDMFVILNRIATAHTATGSYRLALNNLDRSKTIAKKIFGKNALELQRVNEQIANVYFKKADYDSANIYALESLDILFSNVGTKDQRQSYMRQNSDVFFNKRRYNYAHTWYKKLFDDLLLTNKELNDVNDIISWYTRIGEKFERMSQDSIAYVMYEECLEVNQKSFGEENLKAAQLMHKISRVLAKMNEFDKAEDFTNKAYDMEWDMGSSKDSAQIVIQQIDLAGLLLQKGDTLQSIQLYHRVLDSEKESESRWKAMAYNNLSMIHYAHHQYDSSFHYASQLLEYYNTNYGRDYVKTLGCYLLLGNIVYGMGKEKQAVEGYYSKPIRLAPNLFLKKNEVALHANINLSKYYLQENKEDLSRRYDSQAREIQVYISSGNQFP
- a CDS encoding peptidylprolyl isomerase, whose amino-acid sequence is MAIITSIRERSGVAIGVIAVGLILFMVGGDLLSPNSTLLGNNKQVVGQISGDDIELREFSTIVENIKANYPTPPNEQQMQGVRQAAWNEMIYRIAYQRQMDELGITVTDEEMTDIISGNNIDPQFGRYFVDSTGQVSKERINEYLSMLKTQGANSQQYQQQVAMEQQLKTSRGRVKFENLISRTTYASNLEGKKEYEKQNDKVEIAYLNVPFYAVADSLVDVSESDIKSYYNNNQHEFERKANRGIEFVSFQVQPSDADKEVLEGEMKDLQRSFAKTTNDTAFVDSHSEGATNLMTVNMTGVPTYMINEDMAVDQVYGPYFAAGAYRIYKVTGTSEDSIYSARASHILFKNDKDDAAAKKEALATLRKIQNGENFEELAKKVGDAAPTTKANGGDLNWFAKGRMVKEFDQAVFGARRTGLVNRLVKTQFGYHIIKVTETKTKKMYDLAIVEKKLTPSDATINAAYRKASVFASSVKSGRAAFEAKADEEKLFVEQALNIAPEATYINSLRGNSVRQVVRWAYTEAGIDDVSEVFDLDDRFVVATLMSSREEGVADFAEVKNEAKVQATKAKKAEFIVNKLNSLKGDLTDMAKAYGNGAKTDIVNELSFSDISIQGIGIAPKTIGTAFGLKEGATSAPIVDENSVVIVKVRKADKALESADYTIYQRQVENQATRYAFQNVLNAVTELSDVKDERYKFF
- a CDS encoding response regulator; protein product: MSSYKNVFVVDDDPTNNMICRKMIEKTNFGEKVYTFTEASDAVQSWDEVNPELVFLDINMPPSTGWDFLDQLSEKGTKAPKVYMLSAEVTLDDRKRAEQYNEVEGIIIKPLTPAKLSELK